A single region of the Arthrobacter sp. V1I7 genome encodes:
- a CDS encoding AAA family ATPase, whose translation MTSFNPSIDRLRIEAFRGFRDAREFDLSASAVVVTGPNGTGKTSFFDALQWVLLGRIERLEALRSRRNVEHVVNQYRIGRKASVEIDLSLPTGHATVRRTGDQGGSTLELSRLGEASLFGEEAEVELRRILLPRNELSLHSALTTSGLMQQDVLRSVLEAKPTERYRQLSTVLGLGALEVFEDATKNVVTQASDRVELVRSELSRLSVALNQSQDRLETAQARLASRPQIEAVRNEVLEKLRATPEGVLFSEADLNLELPNDVSVTARAFGRAVELVDAAYALVRRASELREGLGEAPGTDEIDALRADVEQAKATKAAAEASRAAAQSQLNAARLTAADVAKLAALAVPMLSDNCPVCRQGIDREHVERELILRARSGGTLLELENEFVERANDFSEAATAASEASEALTETEQQAERWRIYRAADRAAANAVAALASDISLVRLDQFTAESFGSVAVSVAEYLRGARRILLDFLEAFDRQSDQSARERADAERMSLEAAVSTAEAQLATETARAKRLRVLAAKTLEARVEVTERRLRSIQPLVADIFHRLDPHPAFKTVEFELDTYYRRGTTSPLVVDHVAGISADPLLIFSTSQANIVALSYFIAMSLSMEGTGLPFLLLDDPVQSMDDVNVLGFADLCRHLRVRRQLIVSTHERRLSGLLERKLAPRAEGARTKIIRFTGWDRSGPTVDERDVDGQILEDPVRLLRRAI comes from the coding sequence ATGACGTCCTTTAATCCCAGCATTGACCGATTGCGAATTGAAGCGTTTCGCGGTTTTCGTGATGCCCGAGAGTTCGATCTCTCAGCATCAGCAGTTGTCGTCACCGGCCCGAACGGCACTGGCAAGACTAGCTTCTTCGACGCATTGCAGTGGGTTTTGCTCGGCAGAATCGAACGACTTGAAGCACTTCGCTCGCGGCGCAACGTGGAGCATGTCGTCAATCAATATCGCATAGGGCGAAAGGCTTCGGTCGAGATTGACCTTAGTCTGCCGACAGGGCACGCGACCGTGCGACGTACGGGCGATCAAGGCGGAAGCACCCTCGAACTTAGCCGACTGGGCGAAGCCTCGCTATTTGGCGAAGAAGCCGAGGTGGAGCTGCGGCGAATCCTATTGCCCCGTAACGAACTATCATTACATTCGGCGCTAACCACTTCCGGTCTGATGCAGCAAGACGTGCTGCGGAGCGTGCTGGAAGCCAAGCCGACTGAGCGGTACCGGCAGCTCAGTACAGTGCTCGGTCTTGGCGCCCTGGAGGTCTTTGAGGACGCGACGAAGAATGTCGTGACGCAAGCTTCCGACCGTGTGGAGCTCGTCCGGAGTGAGCTCTCCCGGCTCTCCGTTGCCCTGAACCAATCTCAGGACCGACTCGAGACAGCTCAAGCGCGGTTGGCCAGTCGCCCCCAAATAGAAGCCGTGCGCAACGAAGTTCTTGAGAAGCTACGTGCAACGCCCGAAGGTGTGCTCTTCAGTGAGGCTGACCTGAATCTAGAACTGCCGAATGATGTTAGTGTCACAGCGAGGGCGTTCGGCCGTGCGGTTGAACTTGTGGATGCTGCTTACGCTCTCGTTCGCCGTGCGTCTGAGCTGCGCGAAGGCTTGGGGGAGGCTCCTGGCACTGACGAGATCGATGCTCTCCGTGCTGATGTCGAACAGGCGAAGGCGACCAAAGCCGCGGCCGAAGCCTCACGAGCGGCGGCGCAATCACAGCTGAACGCTGCGAGGCTGACGGCTGCTGATGTGGCTAAGTTGGCAGCGCTTGCCGTACCGATGCTGTCGGATAACTGCCCAGTCTGTCGCCAGGGCATCGACCGTGAGCATGTGGAACGTGAACTGATTCTGCGGGCGCGTTCAGGCGGAACCCTGCTCGAGTTGGAAAACGAATTCGTCGAGCGGGCCAACGACTTCTCGGAGGCAGCAACTGCAGCCTCCGAGGCTTCGGAAGCGCTGACCGAAACGGAGCAGCAAGCGGAGCGCTGGCGGATATACAGAGCCGCAGATAGGGCAGCTGCCAACGCCGTCGCCGCTCTCGCTTCGGACATTTCTCTCGTGAGGCTTGATCAATTCACCGCGGAATCTTTTGGTTCAGTCGCTGTTTCAGTAGCGGAGTATTTGCGTGGCGCACGTCGGATCCTGCTTGACTTCTTGGAGGCCTTCGATCGTCAGAGCGACCAAAGCGCAAGAGAGCGTGCCGATGCAGAACGCATGAGTTTGGAGGCGGCGGTTTCCACTGCAGAGGCGCAGCTGGCCACGGAAACTGCTCGTGCCAAGAGGCTCCGAGTACTCGCCGCAAAGACGCTTGAGGCCCGAGTGGAAGTCACTGAAAGACGGCTGCGTTCGATCCAACCGTTGGTCGCGGACATATTCCACCGTCTCGACCCCCATCCTGCATTCAAGACTGTTGAGTTCGAACTGGACACTTACTATCGCAGGGGGACTACGAGTCCCCTGGTCGTTGATCACGTGGCGGGCATCTCGGCCGACCCTCTCTTGATCTTTTCGACCTCGCAAGCAAACATTGTCGCCCTGTCGTACTTCATCGCGATGAGCCTGTCGATGGAGGGCACAGGACTGCCATTCCTACTGCTGGATGACCCAGTGCAGTCGATGGATGACGTGAATGTGCTCGGGTTTGCTGACCTGTGTCGGCACCTCAGAGTGCGCCGACAGCTCATAGTGTCTACACATGAGCGGCGGCTTTCAGGGTTACTCGAACGAAAGCTGGCGCCCCGTGCCGAAGGAGCCCGAACGAAGATCATCAGGTTTACGGGGTGGGATCGCAGCGGCCCCACCGTCGATGAGCGCGACGTCGATGGACAGATACTTGAGGACCCGGTTCGGTTGCTCCGTCGAGCCATCTGA